Part of the Pirellulales bacterium genome is shown below.
CCGCGGCGAAGCGATGACGTCGGTGTCGCCGATCGTTTCGAGCGCCGTGATGAACGAACCCAGGCTTTCGTCGAGAAAGGCAAACGCCAGGCCGCCGTTCGGCAGGAAGATGTTGCCCGAGCCGCCGGCGGTGTCGAACCCGTTGGGATTGATCGGTGCCGCCGACGTCGTCGTTTGGTTCGGGGAGATCGTGTCGGGAACCGTGCCTGTCGCCAGGCGTACGTGTTTGTTTTGCAGCAGGAAGTTCCAGTTGACGCCAAACGCGTTCTCGTCGCTAAGCGTGACGCTCAGGATCATGGCTTCGATGGCAACTTGCAGGGGTCGCTGATCGATCTCGGCGACGATCTGTTCCATTTCCTGCAAGACGCTCTCGTAATCCTGCACAACGACGCAATCGGGCGAAGCGAGCGTATTGCCGCCGGCCTGGTCGGCATCGCTGGCGATGCCCTGCTCGGCCGCGGTGGTCACGCTGATCTTGCCCAGCGGCAGCGTCAACAGCGGAGTCAGCAACTGCTGCAGATCGGCGGCCGAGACGTAATTCGGTCGAAACAGACGCACGCCGATGCGATCGAACGACTGGTTCAGGGTTTGAAAATCTTCGGAGGTGCCTACGTAGTAGAAATTGCCTTGCGGCCGCACGATCAGTCCATTGGTCTTGCAGATGGCGTCGAGCGCCGTCTTCAGCTCGACGTCGTTGAGGGTGACCGACACGGTGCCGGAGACGTTCTTTGTGGGCAGGATGTTCCAGTTCCCGTGCGCGGCGATCATCTCCAGCACGACGTGGATGTCTTCGTTCTGCACGCTGATCGAGTAGCGTTCCTGACCGTCCGGGCCTGGCTGGGCCAGGTCGATGTGCGAGCGTGGCGCGACCGAGCTGCCGCCACCGCCGCTGGGCGCAGGCGCCGGCATTTCCTCCTGTTGATCCGCCGTCGGAGCCGTGGATGGGGCGTCCTCGCCGACGGCCGGCCCCCCGGCGGCCGTCGGCGGTGCATCGGACTTTCCAGGCAGGTTTTCGAGAAGCTTCTTGGTAATTTCCGCCTGCTGGGCGCTTTGATTGGTGATCGTCTTCATCGTCTCTTGGACGAAGTCGAGCATCGCGTCGGGGCTGCCTGTGGGCAGTTGCGGTAGCTGTTGCGTTACCGCCGGATTCGGCACCGCCAGCACGGGAGTGAGGTTCGCCGGCGCGGGCGCGGCTGCTATCGCGACGGATGCCGGCGCCTCCGGCGAAATTGACGCGATGGAAGGCGACGGCAGGTTGGTCGTGGGTGTCGAAGGCGCCGTGACAGCTTCGCGCAGCGCCGGACGCGCAATGGCTGCCAGGGGGAGATGCTGGGAGCGTGGATGCATCGACCGAGCGTGTTGCGGCGCTTGGCCCGCAAGGTGGCAGGCCAGCGCAATGCCCGCGGTGCCGCAGGTTACCAGCAACAGCGCGCGGAGCAGTGAGTGCATGGGGTCTTCCGTGACGCCTGGCGCAAGTTCAATTTGGTGCGAGCGCTCAGCCCGCCGGTGGATCGGTCAGTTCTTCGCGGGTGCGCATTTTCTCGGCCGCGGAGGGTTGCATCTTGATCTTGACCACGGTGCCGCGGCGATCGAGGAGCACGTACCGCGCGCCGATCTCGACGACGGTCCACAGCGAGTCGTCCTGCGCCAGGACGCGATCTCCCAAACGGTAGACGCGGCCGTTGATCGTCGCCGTGCGGCTGCCAGCACCGACAATCGTTCCACTCAGATACAGCCCGAGCGAATCAGGATCGTTCCCCGCGGTGGTTGCTGCCTGAAGGTCCAGGTCCACGACCGGCGCGGCAGGCTCTGCAACGGGCTTTGCAGGAACCGCAAACGGATCGCGTGCCAGAGACAACTCGGTCAGCGGACGCGACCAAGGACATTCGCGCATCGCGGCGGCCACGGCCTTCCAAGGGAAGGTCGGCTGGTCGTCCGTCGGAGCGGCGGTTTCGGTGGTGTTCGATAGTCCCATGGCGTTCGTCGACGAAGATGCCCCGAGTCCTCCGCGGCCGAGCCAGCCGCTGACGAGCGGTACCCAGAAGTAGAGTGCCACCGCCGCCAGCAGGCCGAGCATCAGCGCCTTGCGCGGATTGCGCTTCAGATCGCGGAGGCTGGCTTGCCACAATTCGGAAGATTTCACGCTAGCACGCTCGCCGTCCGGCACACCCAGCGGGGGTGCACGGTCCGGCTCCTCATGTATCGGCCGATCAACCGAGTCGACCTAATCGGATTTCGTGGATCGTTCGGCAAACACGACCAGCTTCAATTCACATTTTGTCTTTTGCCCAGCTTCGCGGCCGGCTTCGAGCTTCAAGTCGTCGACCCAGAACTTGCTGGGCAACGCTTCCAGGCTGCCGAGGAACGCGAACAGCTCGCTCAGGCTCCCGCTGCATTCCACATTCACGGGGATGCGGGCCAGCGACTTGTCGGTGGTGATCGCCGTCGCGGGTTCGAAGCGCTCCATGCTGGCGCCCGCCTGGCGCGCCAGCATCGGAATGCTTGCAAGCTCGTCCATCGCCGTCTCGAGCGGCATCAGCCTGCGGGGCTGCTCGTCGATGAATTTTTGAACTGCGGCGAGCTCCTGCTGGGTTGATTCCAGTTTTGCGCCCAGCTGTTGCGATTCGCGCGCCAGCAATTCGATCCCATCACGCTCGCGGCGCAGTTCGGCGATCTCGGTCTGCACCGGCAGGTAGACGTAGATGAAGTAGACGATCGTTACGACCACCAACGGGGCGGTGATGATCAGGCTGTTGCGATAATTCCATTTCAGCTCGCTGTAGTTGCGATTCATGGGTTACCTGCCTTGGCCAGCGGTGCATCCACGGTGACGGCAGGACCTCCTGGTATTCCCAGCCCTGGCCGGATTCGCAGCCGGACGCGGAAACGGGTCGTGCCTTCGGCATCGGTTTCCAGGGCCTGCATCTCGGCGCCGGCGATCAGTTGCGACTCGCGCACGCCCCGCAAATAGGCTTGCACTTCGGCGGCGCTGACGACCGTTCCTTCGATGATCAAACAGACCTGCATCGCGCCGCACTCTTTCTGCAGCGTGCGAAGATCATTGACCCATGGCGACTCCTCTACCTCCGGGGTGCCGGCCAGCGGGTCGACGGCCGGAAGCGCCGACTCCGCGGCGCTCGGCACAACGGCCTCGTGCACCATGTGCAAACTCGTGACCTGCATGTCCGCTGGCACCGGGGCCAGGGCCGCGGACAACAGTTGCGATTGCGGCCAGGGATGGTCGAGAAACGTCAGCAGTTGCGCTCGCGACTCGGCGGCGTGCAGACTTTCTTGCAACTTGCCGAGCTGATCCGACACCGCGCGCTGCGATTCGTAACGTTCATGGGCCGCTTGCAGCTCCCATTGCATCTGCCACCGGATGCTCCACTGATGCCCCGCCCCGACGACCAAGAGCGCCGTCGCCATCGATACGACGATGACGCGCCAAAGATTCAACGTCCGCTTGCGGTGCTGTTCGCGATACCGCGCCGGCAGGAAGTCGATTTCGAGTTGTGCGGTGGGCTGTGCCATGGTGGCCGCGGAAACGTGTTCAGTCGGATGTTGTTGCGGTTAATTCAAGGGGCGGAGGGCCAGCCCCGTGGCTACATCCCATTGCGTGCGCCGGCCGGTGCCGTGCGCATCGCCGACTTCGCGCCAGGGGTTGCCCAGCTCACAGGGGATCTCCAGCCGTCCGGACAGCGCTTCCAACAAGTTCGCGTCGGCTTCGCCGCCGCTCAGCATCACGCGATGGATCGGTTGGCCGCGAAACGTCACGCTGTAGTATCGGGCACACAGAGCCAACTCCTGGCCCAACTGGTCGAGCACCCGTCGCGTGGCGTCGCGGATGGCGCGGTCGATATCGGGATCGCAGTTTTCGGGGCGGGCATCGCCTTGTTGCCGGCGCAGCGCGGCTGCTTCGGCCAGGTCCATCTTCAGGTGCCGCGCGAGTGCCTCGTCGAAGTGGCACCCGGAGATGTCGAGGTACTTGATGAACATGGCCTTGCCGCCGCGCGAGATGATGACGACCGTGCTGGCCACGCCGATGTGCACGAGCATCAGGCAAATCTGCTGATCGCTCTCACGGCGAAATTGGCGGCTAAAGCAGCGGAGGATGGCGACCGGCTCGGCATCGACGGCCACCGGGCGCAGGCCGGCACGCTCGATCACGTTCAA
Proteins encoded:
- a CDS encoding general secretion pathway protein GspB is translated as MKSSELWQASLRDLKRNPRKALMLGLLAAVALYFWVPLVSGWLGRGGLGASSSTNAMGLSNTTETAAPTDDQPTFPWKAVAAAMRECPWSRPLTELSLARDPFAVPAKPVAEPAAPVVDLDLQAATTAGNDPDSLGLYLSGTIVGAGSRTATINGRVYRLGDRVLAQDDSLWTVVEIGARYVLLDRRGTVVKIKMQPSAAEKMRTREELTDPPAG
- a CDS encoding type 4a pilus biogenesis protein PilO, with amino-acid sequence MNRNYSELKWNYRNSLIITAPLVVVTIVYFIYVYLPVQTEIAELRRERDGIELLARESQQLGAKLESTQQELAAVQKFIDEQPRRLMPLETAMDELASIPMLARQAGASMERFEPATAITTDKSLARIPVNVECSGSLSELFAFLGSLEALPSKFWVDDLKLEAGREAGQKTKCELKLVVFAERSTKSD
- the pilM gene encoding type IV pilus assembly protein PilM, with the translated sequence MVGFPKFKHVGPIGVDLGSRTVKLLQFDDARGKLLEAARAELRLPADAAPADVEAGLVAALQQVRQSHNFVGRDAVVCLGTRQLVVQNIRVPKVAASQFAIAVRDEAASRLPFPLAEAELRYLEAADVRQGDELKREVILLACHRPVLDGTLNVIERAGLRPVAVDAEPVAILRCFSRQFRRESDQQICLMLVHIGVASTVVIISRGGKAMFIKYLDISGCHFDEALARHLKMDLAEAAALRRQQGDARPENCDPDIDRAIRDATRRVLDQLGQELALCARYYSVTFRGQPIHRVMLSGGEADANLLEALSGRLEIPCELGNPWREVGDAHGTGRRTQWDVATGLALRPLN